A portion of the Gymnogyps californianus isolate 813 chromosome 25, ASM1813914v2, whole genome shotgun sequence genome contains these proteins:
- the THY1 gene encoding thy-1 membrane glycoprotein, which yields MNPTVGIAVILTVLQAAHCQMIKDLSACLLGQSLRVDCRYENKTSNPLTYEFSITKDNRKHVIHSTISVSENVYRSRANVTMHKNLVCLYLQSFTTSDEGVYMCELKATNDYTGNQIKNITVIKDKLEKCAGFSLLIQNTSWLLLLLLSLPLLQAVDFVSL from the exons ATGAACCCCACCGTCGGCATCGCTGTCATCCTGACAG TCCTCCAGGCCGCCCACTGCCAGATGATCAAGGACCTGAGTGCCTGCCTGCTGGGCCAGAGCCTCCGGGTGGACTGCCGTTAtgagaacaaaaccagcaacCCCCTGACCTACGAGTTCAGCATCACCAAGGACAACAGGAAGCATGTCATCCACAGCACTATCAGCGTCTCCGAGAACGTCTACCGGAGCCGAGCCAACGTCACCATGCACAAGAACCTGGTGTGCCTCTACCTGCAGAGCTTCACCACCAGCGATGAGGGTGTCTACATGTGCGAGCTGAAGGCCACCAACGACTACACTGGCAACCAGATAAAGAACATCACTGTCATCAAAG aCAAACTGGAGAAATGCGCCGGCTTCAGCCTCTTGATCCAGAACACTTCgtggctcctgctgcttctcctttctctgcctctcctgcaaGCCGTGGACTTCGTGTCcctgtga